In Oncorhynchus keta strain PuntledgeMale-10-30-2019 unplaced genomic scaffold, Oket_V2 Un_contig_15611_pilon_pilon, whole genome shotgun sequence, the following proteins share a genomic window:
- the LOC127919060 gene encoding collagen alpha-1(XXVII) chain B-like yields the protein VDILQRLGLKGEKPSSSIRPGIIPFRSGVILTQQARVEAPARSVIPPSYWPNLALLLSVRSHRVNNAFLFTVLTGHRRLLLGLQLTPGQLVLHTGPKSAVPLHYDLRDGQWHHLALDIRDQRVTLYSACGKQSVHADLTSVDREGLDPESSFLLGKMGQGSVQFEGAICQFDLIPSSQAAHNYCRYIKKQCMEGDTYRPNIAPLLTRDPNITASLALPAPSELNRKPMVMNLARSATAAASAVRHVVPAILLKPIPRTTPSPLPGTVMLLMTGPGLAFPTKAQSETITAPLRNGVAPPSAPQNLPHHSEIPQAHPYQARQCQAHPVKPANFKPTPPKPTPTKPILAKPTSRSSPKKTTLGLEAKQKPSFTAAAKPTKKKPDSALLAQGAVSPGPKKLLQKPQPTAPKRQLPSLKSQPLANSKPPMHLPIQSYRKPPMHLSPNGPPDPPMHPLTSPPRAGGRRTMWSRPIFLYFCQDPKG from the coding sequence ATGTGGACATCCTCCAGAGGCTGGGGCTCAAGGGAGAGAAGCCATCAAGCTCCATCCGTCCAGGGATCATTCCGTTCCGATCAGGAGTCATCCTCACCCAACAGGCACGTGTGGAGGCCCCTGCCCGCTCAGTCATACCACCATCCTACTGGCCCAACCTGGCGCTGCTTCTGAGTGTGCGTTCCCACCGTGTCAACAACGCCTTCCTCTTCACCGTGCTCACCGGCCACCGCCGGCTCCTGCTAGGCCTGCAGCTGACCCCGGGGCAGCTTGTCCTCCACACAGGGCCCAAGAGCGCCGTCCCACTCCACTACGACCTCCGCGATGGCCAGTGGCACCATCTGGCTCTGGACATCCGTGACCAAAGGGTGACTCTATACTCTGCCTGTGGGAAGCAGAGCGTTCACGCAGACTTGACTTCGGTAGACAGAGAAGGCCTGGACCCTGAGAGCTCCTTTCTGCTCGGGAAGATGGGCCAGGGCTCGGTGCAGTTCGAGGGTGCCATTTGCCAGTTTGACCTTATCCCCTCCTCCCAGGCAGCTCACAACTACTGCAGGTACATTAAGAAACAGTGCATGGAGGGTGACACCTACAGGCCAAACATAGCGCCCCTCTTAACCCGAGACCCCAACATCACGGCCAGCCTGGCCCTGCCAGCTCCCTCTGAGCTGAACAGGAAGCCCATGGTCATGAACCTAGCAAGGAGCGCCACTGCAGCTGCCTCTGCTGTTAGGCATGTGGTGCCGGCCATCCTGCTAAAGCCCATCCCTAGGACCACTCCTTCTCCCCTACCTGGTACTGTGATGTTACTCATGACAGGGCCTGGGCTAGCCTTCCCGACCAAGGCCCAGAGCGAGACCATTACAGCACCACTCAGGAATGGAGTCGCCCCTCCCTCCGCCCCCCAAAACCTACCCCATCACTCAGAAATCCCACAAGCCCACCCATATCAAGCCCGCCAATGTCAAGCCCACCCTGTTAAGCCTGCCAATTTCAAGCCCACCCCTCCCAAGCCCACCCCTACCAAGCCCATCCTAGCCAAGCCCACCTCTCGCAGCAGCCCCAAGAAGACCACCTTGGGGCTGGAGGCAAAGCAGAAACCCTCTTTCACTGCTGCGGCCAAGCCTACCAAGAAGAAGCCAGACTCTGCCCTTCTAGCCCAGGGGGCAGTCAGCCCTGGGCCAAAGAAACTACTACAGAAACCACAGCCTACAGCACCCAAAAGACAATTGCCCAGCCTAAAGTCACAGCCACTCGCCAATTCAAAGCCACCAATGCACCTGCCAATCCAAAGCTATCGAAAGCCACCAATGCACCTGTCACCCAACGGCCCACCAGACCCACCTATGCACCCTTTAACTTCCCCGCCACGGGCTGGTGGCAGACGTACGATGTGGAGCCGACCCATTTTTCTCTACTTTTGCCAGGACCCCAAGGGCTAA